AAGCCGCGCCGGCAATCCGGCAGGCCTTCAAGGACTTTCTCATGTCGGAGGGCCTGGCCTATGCGGCTTGCCAGTTCCAGTCGCCGGAAACGACGCCTCGGCGCCTGGAGCCCGTTGCTCAGTCCGCTCAAGGAACCAAGCGGGTCGAGGCGCCGCTCACGCGCAGCCCCGTGGCCGCATGACGCCGCATGGCGCGGTCGTCCGGTCTCTGCGCTGGCAGATCCCGGGCCGACCGACAGTCGGCCTCACAGGATCGGAGCGACCCGTCCCCTCAGCAGGTGCGCGTCGTCCGGGACCGCGACGGGGCGGACGAGTGGTGGCGTCAGGCGCGCATCGGTCCAGTGAGCGAGGACGTACCCTCCGCGCGCCGTGCCCTCGACGAGGTCGTTGCTCGCGTGGACGTCACCTTGCATCGCCGCCAGCAGTTCCAGGTAGACCTCGTTGCTGGCCAGAGGGCCATCGACGGTCAGCGGCCCCACGGCGCCCAGTGCCTGCACGCAGTTCATCGTTTCGTGAGCGGCGTACATCGCGGCCAGGGTCGCACGCTCCCTCGCATCGAAGCGGTCCACGAGGCCTTCGGCAGAGATGGATTGGCCATCGGCCATCCGCACGCGCTGGCCGCCCCGCTCGATCGACACGCCATCGGCGATGAGCTGACGCAGTACATGGCGATCGGCCAGGCGCGGGTCCGCACCGGCGCACAGTCTCTCGATGTCGCGACCTCCCATGAAGCGGCCGGTGGGGACCGCCTCGCCTCGCACCGAGACGTTGGCCAGGAAGTCCCCTTTTCCGTCGAGGGCGGACAGAGAGGCGCTCGAGGCCATTACCACCACCCAGGTGCCGCTGGACACCAAGGTCATGCGGGGCCAGCTGCGAAGGTAACGCGCCAGGCAGGCATTGCTGTCGTGTGCGCCGCAGAGGATGCGAACGCCCGATGGCAATCCCAGGGAACTGGCGAGTTCGGGCCGGACGAATCCGAGGGTGTCCCATGCGTGGCGCATGGGCGCGAATCGACGGTCCCACCCTTCGCGTCGGGCCAGCGCGGACCAGCCGCCTTCACGCGGCTTCCACAGCAGGGTGTGGCACCCCAGTGCCGACACCTCGCTGCTCGCCACGCCGCTGAGCCACCAGGCCCAGTACTGCGCGTAGGGCATCCAGTGCGAAACCTTCGACATCCGTCCCGGCAGATGCCGCTGCATCCAGTCGAGTTGCGTGGCGGCGTTCAGTCCGAGCGGGAGGATCGGGCAAAGGGTGGATGCGAACGGATCGACGCGCTCGGCCCAGTCGGCCGGCCGGTCGTTGAAGCCCTCGAACTCGTAGTCCGCCACCGGCACGGCGAGTCCCGACGGGCCGATGCCGGCCAGTGCCGCGCCGTGCGTGATGGGCACGATGCGGCGGACGGACTTTCGCAGGCTCCCGACGCCGGCCAGCGTGTCGGACAGCCACGTCTGCACGCTGCCGGTATCGAGGGCCAGGTACCCGGAGGTTGTTTCGATCGACTGGCTGTCGTACCCCCAGCTCTGCAGGAGCCGGCCTTCGTCGTCGATGACCAGGAGCTTCGTGCGTGTCTTGCCGACATCCAGAACCAGGGTGAGCGCCGCTTCAGACAATCCCGCCTCCACCGCCCTGGCTGGCAGGGCGCTCTGCGGCGACCTTGGCCCGATAGCCACTGGCCCGGTAGCAGCCCAGCAGGTCGATGGCGCCACCTTCCTCGAGGCGTGCCTGCTGCAGCAGGGGCGTGACATCCGTCTCGAAGCCCTTCTTGAGCAGTTGCGCAGCCACCAGCACGTCGTTGCCGTCCTGTGCCGCGTCGAGGGCCACCCGGTCGACCAGCAACGCCTGGGCGTAGCTGCGCTGGACCTGTGCGGCACTGCTCATGAGACTTTCGATGGGATCGGTGACGTTGTGGCTCTGGTCCAGCATGTAGGCCGGATTGAATCCGGTGACCCCTTCATGCGCTGCGGCCACCAGTTCGTTGAAGACGAGGAAGAGGCGGTACGGGGCCACGCTGCCGGCGTCGAGGTCGTCGTCTCCGTACTTGCTGTCATTGAAGTGGAAGCCCGCGAGTTTTCCGGCGGCGATGAGCCGGGCGACGATCAGCTCGATGTTGACGTTCGGGGCGTGATGTCCCAGGTCCACCAGGCATTGCGCCTTGGGGCCGAGGGCGTTCGCCGCGAGATAGCTGGAGCCCCAGTCCTGGATGACGGTCGAGTAGAACGCGGGCTCGCAGATCTTGTGCTCGAGGAACATGCGCCAGTCGTCAGGCAGCGCCTTGTAGATCTGGCTCGCGCTGTCGATGTAGCGGTCGAAGGCACGGCGGAAATGCTGCTGCCCGGGGAAGTTGCTGCCGTCGCCGATCCACACCGTCAGGGCGTTGGAGCCGAGCTGGCGACCTGCTTCGATCACCGCGATGTTGTGCTCTACCGCTTGCGCGCGGGTGCTCGCATCGGTGTGCGTGAGGCTGCCGAACTTGTAGCTGTGGGCCTGGTCCTTCTGGTCCGAGAACGTGTTCGAGTTCATCGCGTCGAAGTACATGCCCTGTGCTTCGGCCTTGCCGCGCAGCTCGCTGTAGTCCGTGCAGTGGTCCCACGGAAGGTGCAGGGAGATGCCCGGGGTGGCGCGGGTCAGCTGGTGGACGACGCCGCAGTCCTGGAGTTTGTCGAACACGTGGCGGGGTTCGCCGCGGCCGGGAAAGCGCGCGAACCGGGTGCCGCCGGTGCCGACCCCCCAGGACGGCAGGGCGACCGCGAACTGCTTGACCTTCGCCTTGATGGCGTCGATGTCGACGCCGCGGCGCGCCAGTTGTCCGCCCAGGTGAGCGTAGTCGCTCTTCTGCTGTTCGAGGAGGGGCGCGTTGCTGGCCGCGATGGTGTCGACCGAGATGATGCTCATGGTGTGGATCCTGACCTGCTCAGCGCGTGAACGCCGCGAGGTTGCCCGCGTCCACGTTGACGATGTTGCCCGTGCTCTTGGAAGAGAGTTCCGACGCGAAGAAGTAGGTCGCCTCGGCGATGTCCTCGGCGAACACGCTGCGCTTGAGCATCGAGCGGTCCCGGTAGAAGGCTTCGAGGTCGCCTTCCTCGATCTTGTTGGCGGCGGCGCGCTCTTCGCTCCATTTGCCGGTCCAGATCTTCGAGCCGCGGATCACGGCGTCGGGATTGACCACGTTGGAGCGGATGCCGAACGGCGCACCCTCCAGCGCGATGTTGCGGCTCAGCTGGATCTCCGCGGCCTTGGCCGCGCAGTAGGCCGTGGCCTGGTTGCTGGCGACCATGCCGTTCTTGCTGGCCACGATGACGATGCTGCCTCCGAGACCCTTGGCCTTCATCTGCTTGAACGCTTCGCGGCACACGAGGAAGTAGCCGGTGGCGAGGATGCTCTGGTTGCGGTTCCAGAGCGCGAGAGAAGTTTCTTCCAGGGGGGCGGCCGACGCGATGCCGGCGTTGCTCACCACCACATCGACACCACCGTACTGCGCTGCGGCGTAGTCGAATGCGGCGATCACGCTGGCCTCGTCCGTGACGTCCGTGACGACCCCGCGGATGTGGTCCGCGCCGTACTTCTTCGCCATCGCGGCGACGGCGGTCTCGAGCGACGCCTGGTCGATGTCCGAGAGCACCACGCATGCGCCTTCGGCCAGCATGCGGTGCGAGATGGCCTGGCCGATCCCGCCGGCGCCACCCGTGACCAGGGCCACCTTGCCGACCATGGGTTTCGGGCGCGGCATCCGCTGGAGCTTCGCCTCTTCCAGTAGCCAGTACTCGATGTCGAACGCCTCCTGCTCGGGCAGCCCGATGTACTTGTCGACGGCGTTGGCTTCGCGCATGACGTTGATGGCGTTGACATAGAACTCGCCGGCGATGCGCGCCGTGGCCTTGTCCTTGGCGATCGTCACCATGCCGATGCGCGGAAGCAGGATGACCACCGGGTTCGGATCGCGCAGCGCGGGGCTGTTCGCACGCTTGCAGCGTTCGTAGTAGGCCGTGTAGTCGGCGCGATACGCCGCGAGCAGCTGTTCGATCGTCTTCGTGAGTTCGTCACCCGATTGGCTGTAGACCGCTTCGGAGATCACCAGGGGCCGGATCTTGGTGCGCAGGAAGTGATCCGGGCAGGACGTGCCGAGCGCGGCGAGCGCCAGGAGATCCTTCGAGTTCACGAACTCGAGCACCTCGGCCGACGTGTTCACATGGGCGAGCATGGGGTTCGCCTGGGACGCCAGGCCGCGCAGGACCGGCAGCACTTTCGCGAGCACCGCGTCGCGCTGCGGGGCCGCCAGATTGTCGAACTGGGCACCACCGAAGGCGATGGCGCCGCGCTTCTCGCGCTCCTGTTCGAGCCAGCTCTGCGCGCGGGCGATGAGGTCCACCGTGTTCTCATAGCAGGACTTGGCGGTGTCGCCCCAGCTGAACAGCCCGTGGCCGGCCAGGACGATGCCCCGGAGGCCGGGGTGTGCTTCGTTGTAGGCGGCCAGGCGCTGCCCGAGCTCGTAACCCGGTCGCAGCCACGGCATCCAGCCGACCTGGCCCTCGAAGACCTTCCTGGTGATCTCTTCCGAGTTCTCCATGGCCGCGATCGCGATGACCGCATCGGGGTGCATGTGGTCCACATGGGCGTAGGGCAGCGACGAATGCAGCGGCGTGTCGATCGACGCGGCGCGGGGGTTCAGGTTGAACGTGCAGTGGGGCAGGTAGGCCACCATCTCGTCCTCGTGCTCGAGGCCGCGGTAGAGCGCCTTGAGGTCACGGAGCTTGTGCATGTAGAGCGTCGAGAAGCCATCGAGCTTCATCGACCCCAGGTCACCGCCGGACCCCTTCACCCACAGCACTTCGGCCTGCATCCCGGTCAGCGGGTCGCGTTGCATGACCTTGGCGGAGGTGTTGCCGCCACCGTAGTTGGTGATGCGCAGGTCGGAGCCCAGCAGGTTCGATCGGTATTGCAGGAGCTGCGGCTCGTCGAAGCCGGCTACGAACTGGTCGTCCCAGCTGGGGAAGGGTTTGCTCATCGTCATGATGTTTCGGTTCTCGGCACATCGAGGCACGACTGGCCCCGTCTTGAGACGAAACTGTAGGGGCGCACCTCCGGCATCACAACGCCGTCGCGCTGGGGGACATGATTAGCAAACCTAATGCGGGTCGACCGGGGTGGAGGAACTGTGCCTTCCCTCGCGCCTGAGGCTGCAGTGCGTCAGGGTGGACTGGCCGCCCAGGGGGGCTGAACCGCTCGCAAACCCCGAAGTTCTTGTTGGATCGCCCGGGGAATCGGCAGCCTCGGCTTCAGGGGCCTTCCGCCGTCACCCTGCATTCGGCGATGCGTGCTCCCTCGGCCAGGATGAAATCCTGAAGCGCGCGGCGGGCGGCCGGTTCTTCGGCTTCGCGGCGGGTCAGGACACACCAGTCGAGCCATTTCGGAAGGCCGATGACGTCGAGCACCGCGAGCTTGCCCATCTGGAGTTCGAGCTGGAACACGTGGGCGGACAGGAAGCTGATGCCGAGTCCGGCCATCACGGCCTGCTTCACGGCTTCGTTGCCTTCGAGTTCGAGGTTGAGGTTGACCTGCAGGCCCTGGACCTGAAGCAGGTGTTCCAGGAAACGGCGGGTGCCGGAATCGGCTTCCCTGGCGATGAAGGGTTCGTCGCGCAACTCTGCCCATTCGATGTTCCGCCGGCTCGCCATCGGGTGGTCGATCGACGCGACCAGGCAGTGAGGGTGTCGTGCGAACACTTCCGCCTGCACGTCGGTTTCCGAGGACGGGTAGCCGCTGATGACCAGATCGAGCTGGTGTGCGCTCAGCATCGCGAGAAGGTCGTCCCGTTGTCCGAGGTTGATCTTCGCCCCCATCTCCGGGTACTCCTTCCGGAAGGCCGCGATGATGGCGGGCAGGAAGTAGTTCGCCGGAGACACGGCCCCGATCTGCAACTGGCCGCGGAACTGCCCGTCGAGGGAGTTCAACGAGTCCATCGCCACGTTGACCTGGGACAGCACCAGCCGCGCGTGCCGCAGGAGCTCCCGGCCCGCGTCGGTCAGACGGATCGGGCGCGCCTGGGTGTCGAACAGCTTGACCTTGACTTCGTCTTCGAGCGCGCGGATCTGCTGGGAGACGGCGGACTGGGTCATGCCCAGCATCTCGGCGGCACGCGAGAAGCTGCTCGTCGAGGCCGCGGCATCGAAGATGCGCAGGCTGCGAAGCGTGAGATCACGCATGGCATGGCTCCTCGTGCGTCTTCGTCGGAGGGCTGGGCGGGGCGGAACGGGGCGCGTGCACGGGCGGCTCAATCAGGCGATACGTTCCGGGAATGGTAGCGCGTCGGGGACCGTTCAGCGTGCCTGCTCGCGGTTCGGCGCTGGCGGTCCCGCCTGTCTGGCGCTGCGCTCGAACGCGAGGAGGCGGCCGAACTCGAACATCGCCAGGCCGAGCAGCCCGACGCCGTTCGCGAGGTACAGGAACAGCTCGGTGAAGAACTCCGCACCGATCTCCGTCCGCTCAGGTGCAAGCCATTGCATCAACGGCGGCGCGATCCATCCCACGGCGGCCGTCACCGCGCCGCCATGGAGAAGCAAGGCCCCCAGCCAGCGGACCGCGCGTGCGACTCCACCCGTCCGCGGTGACGCCAGTGCCCTGCCGTCGCGCACGACCGATCCGATTCGGTAGATGCCGAGCAAGACGAAGATCGCGGGGCCGATCGAAGGCACGAGCCCCAGCCCGACCCCGCCCACCACCAGGCCGAGCCATCCGGCCTCCGCCCGGCCATGGGGCAGTA
This genomic stretch from Piscinibacter gummiphilus harbors:
- a CDS encoding FGGY family carbohydrate kinase; protein product: MSEAALTLVLDVGKTRTKLLVIDDEGRLLQSWGYDSQSIETTSGYLALDTGSVQTWLSDTLAGVGSLRKSVRRIVPITHGAALAGIGPSGLAVPVADYEFEGFNDRPADWAERVDPFASTLCPILPLGLNAATQLDWMQRHLPGRMSKVSHWMPYAQYWAWWLSGVASSEVSALGCHTLLWKPREGGWSALARREGWDRRFAPMRHAWDTLGFVRPELASSLGLPSGVRILCGAHDSNACLARYLRSWPRMTLVSSGTWVVVMASSASLSALDGKGDFLANVSVRGEAVPTGRFMGGRDIERLCAGADPRLADRHVLRQLIADGVSIERGGQRVRMADGQSISAEGLVDRFDARERATLAAMYAAHETMNCVQALGAVGPLTVDGPLASNEVYLELLAAMQGDVHASNDLVEGTARGGYVLAHWTDARLTPPLVRPVAVPDDAHLLRGRVAPIL
- the rhaI gene encoding L-rhamnose catabolism isomerase produces the protein MSIISVDTIAASNAPLLEQQKSDYAHLGGQLARRGVDIDAIKAKVKQFAVALPSWGVGTGGTRFARFPGRGEPRHVFDKLQDCGVVHQLTRATPGISLHLPWDHCTDYSELRGKAEAQGMYFDAMNSNTFSDQKDQAHSYKFGSLTHTDASTRAQAVEHNIAVIEAGRQLGSNALTVWIGDGSNFPGQQHFRRAFDRYIDSASQIYKALPDDWRMFLEHKICEPAFYSTVIQDWGSSYLAANALGPKAQCLVDLGHHAPNVNIELIVARLIAAGKLAGFHFNDSKYGDDDLDAGSVAPYRLFLVFNELVAAAHEGVTGFNPAYMLDQSHNVTDPIESLMSSAAQVQRSYAQALLVDRVALDAAQDGNDVLVAAQLLKKGFETDVTPLLQQARLEEGGAIDLLGCYRASGYRAKVAAERPASQGGGGGIV
- a CDS encoding LysR family transcriptional regulator; the protein is MRDLTLRSLRIFDAAASTSSFSRAAEMLGMTQSAVSQQIRALEDEVKVKLFDTQARPIRLTDAGRELLRHARLVLSQVNVAMDSLNSLDGQFRGQLQIGAVSPANYFLPAIIAAFRKEYPEMGAKINLGQRDDLLAMLSAHQLDLVISGYPSSETDVQAEVFARHPHCLVASIDHPMASRRNIEWAELRDEPFIAREADSGTRRFLEHLLQVQGLQVNLNLELEGNEAVKQAVMAGLGISFLSAHVFQLELQMGKLAVLDVIGLPKWLDWCVLTRREAEEPAARRALQDFILAEGARIAECRVTAEGP
- a CDS encoding bifunctional rhamnulose-1-phosphate aldolase/short-chain dehydrogenase; amino-acid sequence: MTMSKPFPSWDDQFVAGFDEPQLLQYRSNLLGSDLRITNYGGGNTSAKVMQRDPLTGMQAEVLWVKGSGGDLGSMKLDGFSTLYMHKLRDLKALYRGLEHEDEMVAYLPHCTFNLNPRAASIDTPLHSSLPYAHVDHMHPDAVIAIAAMENSEEITRKVFEGQVGWMPWLRPGYELGQRLAAYNEAHPGLRGIVLAGHGLFSWGDTAKSCYENTVDLIARAQSWLEQEREKRGAIAFGGAQFDNLAAPQRDAVLAKVLPVLRGLASQANPMLAHVNTSAEVLEFVNSKDLLALAALGTSCPDHFLRTKIRPLVISEAVYSQSGDELTKTIEQLLAAYRADYTAYYERCKRANSPALRDPNPVVILLPRIGMVTIAKDKATARIAGEFYVNAINVMREANAVDKYIGLPEQEAFDIEYWLLEEAKLQRMPRPKPMVGKVALVTGGAGGIGQAISHRMLAEGACVVLSDIDQASLETAVAAMAKKYGADHIRGVVTDVTDEASVIAAFDYAAAQYGGVDVVVSNAGIASAAPLEETSLALWNRNQSILATGYFLVCREAFKQMKAKGLGGSIVIVASKNGMVASNQATAYCAAKAAEIQLSRNIALEGAPFGIRSNVVNPDAVIRGSKIWTGKWSEERAAANKIEEGDLEAFYRDRSMLKRSVFAEDIAEATYFFASELSSKSTGNIVNVDAGNLAAFTR